The DNA sequence GGGCGAAACCTATTATCTGCGTCCCCGCAGAAGCGTCACGATCCCTTGCAGCGATTGCTGAAGGACTTGTTGCCGCCCATCGACTGATACCATCCGCACGATGGCCTCCGCCGCCGCATAGTCCTTGGGAGCCACGGGCATGAAGCCGCCAGCATGCTTCGGCTCCAGAAGGTCGTAGACATCCGGCGTCGTCGATTTAAGGTTGGTGAGGAACACGGTCAGCCGACGCTTGGCTTCCGGATCGAGGTCGCCGCGCACCGCATGGGGACCGTATCTCAGCAGACCCGACGTCCACACGACCTGAAGGGCCGACGCCGAAAGGTCTGATGCCTCGAGCCTTGCCTGCGTGCCCCCAGGCAGTCGCGGCTGACCATCGGCCGCTGCCTTCACCCAGCCGAACATGGCGTCGGCCTCGCCGTCGACGAGCATGGTTTCAGCCGCCGACGCCGACGGGGCATGGACAAGGAATGGTGCGTCTTCGGCGATCCTGACATGTTCGGCGGCCAAGCCCGCCAGCGGCAAAAGCGAACCGCCGACGCTGTCCGGCGGCGGCATGGCGATCCGGCGGGTCTCCATGTCAGCCAGGCCGGGCAATTTGCCGTCCCTGGTCAGCAGTACCGAGCGGATGCCGGCCGCACCGTTTGAATCGACCGGAGCTACGAGCGGCTCGACGCATTCGCAGCGTTGCAGCGCCGCGGCGTAGGCGGTCGCCGAATAGATGGCGTATTCGATCCGCGCATTGGCCTGTGCCTCGATCAGTGCCGCGTAATCGCGGGCAACGACGAATTCCACCTTCATGCCGAGCGCATTGGTAAAGGCTTGCGTCAGCACGGCCAGCCCCGGAACGGTATTGCCGGCGCCGGGTTCGGCGACGATACCGATGCGAAATGTGCCGATATCGTCGCGCCAGTCTGCCCACGCCGGTCCACAACAGAACGCACCGTTCACAGCCATGAGGGCAGTCCATGTCTTGAGCGCAGCCTTCATGACAGGACCGCCTTGCCTCTTGTTTGTCCGTGGGCGCCCAACTGGTCGCGACACCTGATCTTTGTGCCTGTATTGCCGTTTGGTTTCCGAATTGCCAAGGCCGCCGTGGAACCCTATGTCTTGAGGTCCACACTGGCAACAAATGACCCGATGGCGCGTGCATTCCTCTTTGTCCTGGATTCCTTCGGCATCGGCGGCGCGGCCGACGCAGAACGTTATGACGACGCCGGTGCAAACACGCTGGCGCACATCGCCGAAGCTTGCGCGGAAGAGCGCGCCGATCGCGACGGGCTTCGTCAGGGACCACTGTTCGTCCCCCACATGGCATCGCTGGGACTTGGCAAGGCGGCCGAGACGGCGACAGGACTGGGTTTTGCTCATTTCGGGACGGACCTGCTCGCCAATGCCTTCCATGGCGCGGCGCAGGAGATTTCGAGCGGCAAGGACACGCCTTCCGGCCACTGGGAGATCGCAGGCCTGCCAGTACGCTTCGACTGGGGTTATTTCCCGGATACGGTTCCCGCATTTCCGGCCGACCTGACCGAGGCGATCATCCGCGAGGGCAAGGTTTCAGGCATCCTCGGCAATTGCCATGCGCCAGGCACCGAGATCATCGAGCGGTTCGGCGAGGACCACATCCGCACGGGCAAGCCGATCTGCTACACGTCGGTCGATTCCGTCCTGCAGATCGCCGCGCATGAGATCCATTTCGGCCTGGAGCGGCTCTATGAATTGTGCCAGGTGGTGCGCCGGCTGGTTGACCCGCTGAGGATCGGACGGGTGATCGCGCGCCCCTTCGTCGGCGAGACGTCAGCCACCTTCGAACGAACCTACAACCGCCACGACTACGCCGTGCCGCCACCCGAAGCGACATTGCTCGACCGGCTGACGGCGCGCGGCAGCCGCGTCATCGCCGTCGGCAAGATCGGCGACATCTTCGCCCATCGCGGGATTTCGCAGGTGCGCAAGGCGGCGGGCAACATGGCCATGTTCGACCAGGCGCTGGGCGCCATGGACGAGGCTGGCGACGGTGACCTCGTGTTCGCCAATTTCGTCGATTTCGACACCGAATTCGGCCATCGCCGCGACGTCGCCGGTTATGCCGCCGCACTCGAGGCCTTCGACCGGCGTCTGCCGGAGGCGTTTGCGAAGCTGAAGCAGGGCGACCTTCTCATCCTGACCGCCGACCACGGCAACGATCCGACCTGGCGCGGCACCGATCATACGCGCGAACGCATTCCGGTCATCGGCACTGGACCCGGCCTCAAAGGCGGCGACATAGGGCTGAGGGCGACATTCGCCGATATCGGCGAGACGGTTGCCGAACATCTGCGGCTGGCGCGCGGCCGTAACGGCACGTCCTTCCACGCCACGATTCGCGGTCATGCCTGAATTGCCCGAAGTCGAGACAGTCCGGCGCGGCCTGCAGCCGGTCATGGAAGGTGCTCATCTGGCCAAGGTCGAGATGAGACGACCCGATCTGCGCTTCCCCTTTCCCGAACGGTTCTCGGAGCGGCTGACGGGCAGGACGGTCACGGCGCTTGGCCGGCGCGCCAAATATCTGACCATGCATATGCAGGGCGGTCCGGTTCTGATCTGCCACCTCGGCATGTCGGGCTCCTTTCGCATCGAGACCGGCGACAACGACGAGACACCGGGCGTGTTCCATCATGAGCGTTCGAAGAGCGCGGCGCACGATCATGTCGTGTTCCATGTCGTTTCCGCGGCCGGCGCGCGCTCCCGGGTGATCTTCAACGACCCGCGCCGCTTCGGTTTCATGCTGTTTGCGGAAGAGCCGCCGGAGACGCATCCGATGCTGGGCGGACTGGGTGTCGAGCCCACCGGCAATGCGCTGGACGGCGTTCTGCTTGCCTCGCTGCTGAAAGGCCGCAGAGCGCCGCTCAAGGCAGCGCTTCTCGACCAGAGGCTGATCGCCGGCTTAGGCAATATATACGTCTCGGAGGCCCTCTGGCGCGCAGGGCTGTCACCCCTGCGCGAGGCAGGCACCATCGCCAAGCCAGGCAAGAAGGCCAGGGAACAAAGCGAAGGCCTCGCCGAGGCAATCCGTTCGGTCGTCGCGGACGCCATCGCGGCCGGCGGGTCTTCACTGCGCGACTATGTGCGCACCGATGGGTCGCTGGGTTA is a window from the Mesorhizobium australicum WSM2073 genome containing:
- a CDS encoding phosphate/phosphite/phosphonate ABC transporter substrate-binding protein, which encodes MKAALKTWTALMAVNGAFCCGPAWADWRDDIGTFRIGIVAEPGAGNTVPGLAVLTQAFTNALGMKVEFVVARDYAALIEAQANARIEYAIYSATAYAAALQRCECVEPLVAPVDSNGAAGIRSVLLTRDGKLPGLADMETRRIAMPPPDSVGGSLLPLAGLAAEHVRIAEDAPFLVHAPSASAAETMLVDGEADAMFGWVKAAADGQPRLPGGTQARLEASDLSASALQVVWTSGLLRYGPHAVRGDLDPEAKRRLTVFLTNLKSTTPDVYDLLEPKHAGGFMPVAPKDYAAAEAIVRMVSVDGRQQVLQQSLQGIVTLLRGRR
- a CDS encoding phosphopentomutase, with protein sequence MARAFLFVLDSFGIGGAADAERYDDAGANTLAHIAEACAEERADRDGLRQGPLFVPHMASLGLGKAAETATGLGFAHFGTDLLANAFHGAAQEISSGKDTPSGHWEIAGLPVRFDWGYFPDTVPAFPADLTEAIIREGKVSGILGNCHAPGTEIIERFGEDHIRTGKPICYTSVDSVLQIAAHEIHFGLERLYELCQVVRRLVDPLRIGRVIARPFVGETSATFERTYNRHDYAVPPPEATLLDRLTARGSRVIAVGKIGDIFAHRGISQVRKAAGNMAMFDQALGAMDEAGDGDLVFANFVDFDTEFGHRRDVAGYAAALEAFDRRLPEAFAKLKQGDLLILTADHGNDPTWRGTDHTRERIPVIGTGPGLKGGDIGLRATFADIGETVAEHLRLARGRNGTSFHATIRGHA
- the mutM gene encoding bifunctional DNA-formamidopyrimidine glycosylase/DNA-(apurinic or apyrimidinic site) lyase, which translates into the protein MPELPEVETVRRGLQPVMEGAHLAKVEMRRPDLRFPFPERFSERLTGRTVTALGRRAKYLTMHMQGGPVLICHLGMSGSFRIETGDNDETPGVFHHERSKSAAHDHVVFHVVSAAGARSRVIFNDPRRFGFMLFAEEPPETHPMLGGLGVEPTGNALDGVLLASLLKGRRAPLKAALLDQRLIAGLGNIYVSEALWRAGLSPLREAGTIAKPGKKAREQSEGLAEAIRSVVADAIAAGGSSLRDYVRTDGSLGYFQHSFAVYDREGEPCPKPGCSGHVQRIVQSGRSTFYCRTCQR